In Ruminococcaceae bacterium R-25, one genomic interval encodes:
- a CDS encoding DNA invertase Pin-like site-specific DNA recombinase → MRRKVAIYARVSTEHEEQISALENQVQYYSELLERHPEFELYDRYIDEGITGTSVNKRPSFLRMMEDAKKGCFDLIITREVSRFARNTVDTLLETRKLKAMGVEVWFTEDNIWTFDDTDGEIKLTLMATLAQNESKKISTRVKAGQMISFKNGVPYGNGNILGYDKLPNHGGYVINKEQAETVRLIYDLYLSGKGLRAIQFELEQRGRKTAKGLSHWDCSNIGRILKNPFYCGILEYRKQYVPDYLEQKKINNHGAVERIRVKGTHEPIVSEVEFAMVQARIEKNVQPANNKSKVTGRKEHADVWGEKLVCCCGRKLNRVKYHTTKAGDIKYAYQCASQKDTGSIKTRINKGLPLDGVCRSQFVQAWKLEAQASVIFAQFFNNKKAILRVANAMFESNGIVEGKKNSEEKELKRLNQQIDKAQSKIDKLLDLRLSEEIDRDDYARKREELDKLIAQAQEKIAQISKYQAMEDSIEARVNAMKEVIEGQKEYDFTRIPEDIIRAFVDKIVVYEDYLEWHLIFDETTQMRLSCTGQKRNHEVVFLPDTPLNSGPQHRLQSSTRLNKSL, encoded by the coding sequence ATGAGAAGAAAAGTCGCAATTTATGCCCGTGTTTCGACCGAACACGAAGAACAGATATCGGCCTTGGAGAATCAGGTTCAGTACTATTCAGAGCTTTTGGAGCGTCATCCCGAGTTCGAACTCTATGATCGATACATCGATGAGGGCATTACAGGAACATCTGTAAACAAGAGACCAAGCTTTCTCAGAATGATGGAAGATGCAAAAAAGGGGTGTTTCGATTTGATTATTACGCGCGAGGTCTCGCGATTTGCTCGTAATACTGTCGATACTCTTCTTGAAACACGTAAGCTTAAAGCTATGGGCGTAGAGGTATGGTTTACAGAAGATAACATCTGGACGTTTGATGATACCGATGGAGAGATAAAGCTTACACTCATGGCAACACTTGCACAGAATGAGAGCAAGAAGATCTCCACACGTGTTAAAGCCGGTCAGATGATCTCTTTTAAGAATGGCGTTCCGTATGGAAATGGTAATATTCTTGGATACGATAAGCTGCCCAATCATGGCGGATATGTGATTAATAAAGAACAAGCAGAGACGGTTAGATTGATTTATGATCTGTATCTTTCCGGAAAAGGCTTGCGCGCAATACAGTTTGAGCTCGAACAAAGAGGCAGAAAGACGGCGAAAGGATTAAGTCATTGGGATTGTTCTAACATCGGAAGAATATTGAAGAATCCGTTTTATTGCGGAATTCTTGAGTATCGCAAGCAATATGTACCGGATTATCTTGAACAAAAGAAGATAAATAATCATGGTGCAGTAGAACGGATACGGGTTAAAGGAACCCATGAACCAATAGTTTCCGAAGTCGAATTTGCTATGGTGCAGGCAAGAATCGAGAAAAATGTTCAACCAGCGAACAACAAATCCAAAGTCACAGGACGGAAGGAACATGCAGATGTTTGGGGCGAAAAGCTTGTTTGTTGTTGCGGAAGAAAGCTGAATCGCGTGAAGTATCATACGACGAAAGCCGGAGATATAAAGTATGCATATCAGTGTGCCTCTCAAAAAGATACAGGATCTATAAAAACAAGAATAAATAAAGGACTGCCTTTGGATGGGGTTTGCCGTTCTCAATTTGTTCAGGCATGGAAACTGGAGGCTCAAGCATCGGTAATATTTGCTCAATTCTTCAACAATAAAAAAGCGATTCTGCGTGTAGCAAATGCTATGTTTGAGTCGAACGGGATAGTTGAAGGAAAGAAAAACAGCGAAGAAAAAGAACTTAAAAGACTCAATCAGCAAATAGATAAAGCACAAAGTAAGATTGATAAGCTGCTTGATCTTCGATTGTCAGAAGAAATCGACCGCGATGATTATGCCAGAAAAAGAGAAGAATTGGATAAACTCATTGCTCAAGCGCAGGAGAAGATAGCACAAATATCAAAGTATCAGGCGATGGAAGATAGTATAGAAGCTCGTGTTAATGCAATGAAAGAAGTCATTGAAGGACAAAAAGAATACGACTTTACACGAATACCGGAGGATATAATTAGGGCGTTTGTTGATAAAATAGTCGTATATGAAGATTACTTGGAGTGGCACCTGATCTTTGATGAGACAACACAAATGAGACTGTCCTGCACAGGACAAAAAAGAAACCACGAAGTAGTGTTCTTACCGGATACTCCCCTAAATAGCGGGCCTCAGCACAGGCTGCAATCAAGCACAAGGCTTAATAAGAGTCTTTAA
- a CDS encoding relaxase/mobilization nuclease-like protein, whose amino-acid sequence MAVISILSNGSTQGHKPLKNVLDYCMQEAKTMNDGHKLVSGIDCLPESAYSDMMATKKRFGKTGGREYYHILQSFAPDELVTPEEAHRIAWEYAQEQFKGYELIVATHVDRDHIHSHIVLNSVSHIDGKKYHSDKNNILKLRAASDALCMKYGLSVIGKTENGLRKMGTREYRAASKGESWKINLMATINLAMTKAKTRNDFIRFMESRGYKVTWSDTRKYITYTIPDGKKCRDNKLHLKKYTKEMMDYEFEIRRRINELHRQRREESYTGSRTDEVRDDLGRELEEHRQDVGSAVKSDGQAWNVTEQNTHSRADVQFYKSNDGYSYQTRTVLDGRTDRRSKDSEDGIGRTIEENDDRSDLTGWENERAVCYGSGQDQDGNASLFGQTVSPSASSMPSYDIALSGAYLMAGASTLTESPQDKDRDENEIAREKASHDDKKKKQRHDGHGPVMTM is encoded by the coding sequence ATGGCAGTGATAAGTATTCTTTCCAACGGAAGTACACAAGGTCATAAACCGCTCAAGAATGTTCTCGACTACTGCATGCAGGAAGCAAAAACAATGAATGACGGACATAAACTCGTGTCAGGGATCGACTGTTTGCCTGAATCGGCATACTCGGACATGATGGCAACAAAGAAGAGATTTGGCAAAACAGGCGGTCGTGAATACTATCACATCCTTCAGTCGTTTGCTCCGGATGAGCTTGTTACGCCGGAAGAGGCCCATAGGATTGCCTGGGAGTATGCTCAGGAACAGTTTAAGGGTTATGAACTGATCGTTGCTACACACGTTGACAGAGACCATATACACTCGCACATCGTGCTTAACAGCGTCAGCCATATTGATGGAAAGAAATATCATTCGGACAAGAATAACATCCTAAAACTACGTGCAGCATCAGATGCACTCTGTATGAAATATGGACTTTCAGTAATCGGAAAGACGGAAAACGGTCTCCGGAAGATGGGAACAAGAGAATACAGAGCGGCATCAAAGGGTGAAAGCTGGAAGATCAACCTCATGGCTACGATCAATCTAGCGATGACAAAAGCCAAAACAAGGAATGATTTCATCAGATTTATGGAGTCGCGCGGATATAAAGTGACGTGGTCTGATACCAGGAAATACATAACTTACACTATCCCGGACGGCAAAAAATGCAGAGATAACAAACTACATCTCAAGAAATATACAAAGGAGATGATGGATTATGAATTCGAAATACGACGAAGAATTAACGAGCTTCATAGGCAACGCAGAGAAGAATCTTATACAGGCAGCAGAACCGACGAAGTGCGTGATGATCTCGGAAGAGAACTGGAAGAGCATCGTCAAGACGTTGGAAGCGCAGTTAAAAGCGATGGACAGGCTTGGAATGTTACTGAACAGAACACTCACAGCAGAGCAGACGTGCAGTTTTATAAATCAAATGACGGATATTCATATCAAACACGAACAGTATTGGATGGAAGAACTGACAGGCGAAGCAAAGACTCTGAAGACGGAATTGGAAGAACAATCGAAGAAAATGATGACAGATCTGACCTCACAGGCTGGGAAAATGAGCGAGCAGTCTGCTACGGATCTGGCCAAGATCAAGATGGAAATGCAAGTTTATTCGGACAGACTGTATCACCGTCTGCTTCTTCCATGCCTTCTTACGACATTGCTCTCAGCGGTGCTTACCTTATGGCTGGTGCTTCAACTTTGACCGAATCACCGCAAGATAAAGACCGTGACGAGAATGAAATTGCACGTGAAAAGGCATCCCACGATGACAAAAAGAAGAAACAACGGCATGACGGACATGGTCCGGTAATGACAATGTAA
- a CDS encoding mobilization protein MobC, with translation MTKEKNKTKNLHIRLSENDFELIRKKALSSYLTVTDYVTKCCLEKQIFVIEGIDEVIRQQKYVGNNLNQLTRIANSGAVNVVGLDEVKNEYAKVTGKLNEILERGRWR, from the coding sequence ATGACAAAAGAGAAAAATAAGACCAAAAATCTTCATATTCGTTTATCAGAAAATGACTTTGAACTTATAAGGAAAAAGGCTTTGTCATCCTATTTGACTGTTACTGATTATGTGACTAAGTGTTGTCTTGAGAAACAGATATTCGTCATTGAAGGTATCGATGAAGTGATACGGCAGCAGAAATATGTTGGCAACAACCTCAATCAGCTCACAAGAATTGCAAACAGCGGGGCGGTAAATGTAGTCGGTCTCGATGAAGTCAAAAACGAATATGCAAAGGTTACAGGGAAACTGAATGAGATTCTCGAACGTGGAAGGTGGCGCTGA